In Gordonia sp. SL306, the genomic window AATCGCGTGCACGTCGGCAGCGATCCGCACCGCAGCCTGATCATCGAGCTCACCTCGCCGGTCCGCGCGGACGCGGTCGCCGCCCTGGTTCGTGATCTGACCCGCCCCCGGTCGCGGGGCGAGATGTTGCGCCGCGCGCGGTCGATCGGCCTGACCGCGGCCGATCTCGCGACCATCGTCGGCAGACTCACCTCCGCAGGCCAGGCGATCGCCACCGACAACGGCAGATCGTCGTCGACGCTGCGCATCCGTCTGCACGGACGCGGCCCGCTGTCGGACCTGCTCGCCGCCTCGCTGGCCGAGGTGGGGATGGTGCCGCGCCGGTCGACCCGTCGTCCCCATGACACCGTCGTCGACGGGTGGGATGCGAACCTCGTGGTGCTCACCGACTTCCTGGTGCACGAGCCGGCCGTCGTCAACGCACTCATCACCGCCCGCATACCGCATCTGCAGGTGCGCGTCCGAGACGGAGTCGGCGTGATCGGACCACTTGTGTTGCCCGGCCTCTCGAGCTGCCTCCGGTGCGCGGATCACCATCGCACCACGATGGAACCGGACTGGCCTCTGCTGGCCGCACAGATGGTGCGTCAGCCGGGCTACGCCAGTGCCGGCACCATCCGGAGCACCGCCGCGCTCACCCATGAGCAGATCGAACAGCTCGCAGGCGCGCTCTGGGCCGGCGCGTCGACCGAGTCGACACCCCAATTGTTCAATCGCGCTTTGGAATTCCACGCCGATCCGGCAAGGCTCGCGGTGGTGGAATGGCCACCGCATCCACTGTGCGACTGCCGCCCGATCACCGCGCAGGCCGGTTGACCACGGCAGCAGCCCCGCGCTCGGGTGTGGCGGTCGTCGGGGCACGCCCGTCCTCTATCCTGAGGTGGGGAAAGGACGCTATGAGCGACATCACTCGGGGGCAGGGACGACGCAACGCCAAGTTGGCGTCGCTGCCCATCGGTATGGCCGGACGCGCAGCGGCCGGTCTCGGTAAACGCATGGTGGGCAGGGACAAGGACGAGGTCCAGCAGGAGATGCTGGAACGGGCCGCCGAACAGCTCTTCGCCGTGCTCGGCGAGCTCAAGGGCGGCGCCATGAAGGTCGGCCAGGCCATGTCGATCATGGAGGCCGCCATCCCCGACGAGTTCGGGGAGCCCTTCCGCGAGGCGTTGACCAAACTGCAGGCGGAGGCGCCGCCGCTGCCCGCGGCCAAGGTGCACAAGGTCCTCGACCAGCAGCTCGGCACCAAGTGGCGCGAACGGTTCCGTGAGTTCTCCGACGAACCCGCCGCGTCGGCCAGTATCGGGCAGGTCCACCGGGCCGTCTGGTCCGACGGCCGCACTGTCGCCGTCAAGGTGCAGTACCCGGGTGCCGATCACGCACTCAAGGCGGACCTCAAGACGCTCTCCCGGATGTCCGGGCTGTTGCAGAAGCTGTCACCGGGCACCGATGTCCGGGCGATGATGGACGAACTCATCGACCGGACAGAGGCCGAGCTCGATTACCTCGGAGAAGCCGACAATCAGCGCGCGTTCGCCAAGGCCTTCGACGGCGACCCGGACTTCCTGGTTCCCAAGGTCGTGGCGAGTGCACCGAAGGTGGTTGTCTCCGAATGGATCGACGGCACCCGGCTGTCCAAGGTGATCGCCGACGGCGATCAGGCGACCCGCGACAACGCGGCCGCGAAAATGGCCACCTTCGAGGTGAGTTCACCGTTCCGGGTCGGACTGCTCCACGGCGATCCACATCCGGGGAACTTCTTCCTGATGGACGACGGCCGTTTCGGCATCCTCGACTTCGGAGCGGTCGGTCACTATCCCAACGGTCTGCCACCGGAGACCGGGCCCATTCTTCGTCTGGCGCGGGACAAACAGTACGAAGAGCTCAAAGAGCTGATGGTGCAGACCGACTTCATCCGGCGCTCGCATGCCGACCGAGTGAGTCCGGCCGACATCGAGGCCTACCTGAAGCCGTACGTCGATCCGCTCTACACCGAGTCGTTCCATTTCACGCGCAAATGGATGCAGCGCGCCGCCGGCAAGGCCACCGACGTCCGCGGTGACGTCTACAAGACATCGCGAAACCTGAACGTGCCCAAGAACTATGTGATGGTGTTTCGGGTGCTTGCGGGATGTGTCGGCATCGCTTCCCAGCTCGAGGCGAACGCACCGTATCGCGCGATCATGGAGAAGTGGGTGCCAGGCCTCGCCGATTGAGTTCGGCACGACGTTTCGTGCTGTTCGCACGGTCCGTCCTCAGGGGCCGACCGGGATTCCGGTCGGCCCCTGAGGAAGCGAGCCTGCGAGCGCCAGCCGGTTCCCTGAGGAAGCGAGCCTGCGAGCGCCTCGAAGGGCCGCCACCTCATCAGGCGGCGTTCTTGCGCGGCCGACCGCGCGGGCGCTTCCGCGCGACCACGGTGCCACGGTCGAGGATCTCACCGCCCCAGACCCCCCAGGGCTCGGCACGTTCCAGCGCAGCCTGCAGGCAGGCGTCACGCAGAGGGCACTCGGCACACATTGCCTTGGCCCGCTCCAGATCTCGGGGGTCCTCGGCGAACCACAGATCGGCGTCGGCCACCTGGCAGGGCAGGTCCAGGCCATCGACCGACACGTGGTCCGCCGAAAGACACGATTCGAGAACGCAATCGACGGTCATCTTGCTCTCCACATCTACTCGTGTTGGGTGTTGAACCCGGAGTCCTCGATGTGGAGTAGACGAAATGGGAACTCACCGTCTGGGATGAGATCGATTTCGGGTATCTACAACAAGGGCCACGGGTTCGCGTCTGCGATTCGCCCGTGGCCCGAAAAGTGCGGAGTTAACGTCTCCGCAGACTTCGTATCTGCACGGGGAACCGCTGCGCGGCTCGCGCGCCGGCGATTGCCGGGTCTGCGAGCGCTACGGCTGCGGCGGGCGCATGGGCTGCCAACGGGCGCACATGGGTCGTATCGACCCAGGAGCGGTCGCGACGGAATTCCATACCGACGAACTCGGTCGACGTCGCCGTTGGTGCCAGAGGCATCGCCACAGGCACGCTGACGCTCGCCTGAAGGTTGATTCCGTTCACTGATCCGCTCCTTTCCGTGCTCGTCGGCTTCCACATGTGAGGCGACCCGTTACGGACAAACAGGTGGCACCCCGTGCTGACGAATCAAGACTAGGGGGTGGGACAAACTTCGCACAACCCATTTTTGACCTGCGGGTTTCGGTACGCGTCGCTACTCAACCCGGCGACCTTTGACCAGGTCGAGGAGTTCGGGACCGAACTCCTCGAGTTTCGTCGGTCCGATGCCCGGAATCGCACCGAGGGATCGGGCATCCGCCGGTCGCTGGTCGGCCACCGCGTCCAGCATCGCATCGGTGAGGATGGCGAGTTCCCGCACGCCACGCCGCCGCGCCCGGTCGGCCCGCCAGGCCCTCAGCGCGGACACCAACGATTCGTCACGGTCCTCGATGCGGCAACTCGCGCACCGACCTCGCACCCGCGACTCCGGGTTCACCAGTTCCGCTCCGCAGACCGTGCATCGCCCGCTCCGATTCGGATCGAGATCGATGCCGTCGAGGAACCGGGTGCGTCGCCGGGTAGCCCGGCCGGCCCCGGATCGCGACAGGCTCCACGACAGGTAGAGGTGTTCGCGAGCCCGAGTGATGCCGACGTAGAAAAGCCGGCGTTCCTCCTCGACCGCCTCGTCGCCGCGTTCGATCGCCTGAGTGATGGGAACCGATCCCTCGGTGAGTCCGACCAGGAACACCGCGTCCCACTCCAACCCTTTGGCCGCGTGCAACGACGCCAGCGTGACGCCGACCTGCGCGGGGGTGTGCCGCTCACCCGCCCGCAACGCCAGCTCGGACACCAGCCGCCGCAACGTCATACCCGGTTGGTCGGCGATGATCTCGTCGACGACAGACATCAACGTACGCAACGATTCCCATCGGGCCTTCGCGGTCGGCCCCGCTGGTTCGGTCTCGCTCAGGCCGAGCGGCGCAAGGACCGCGCGTACCACCCGCGTGGTCTCGGCGCCTGCGGGCAGGTCGTCGCGGCCGGCGGCGGCCTCGAGGTTCCGCATGGCCTGCCCGATCTCGGTGCGCATGAAGAATGCCTCCGAGCCCCGTACCTGATAGGGGATGCCCGCCTCGGTGAGTGCCTCCTCGAATCGTTCGGATTGCGCGTTCACGCGATAGAGCACGGCGATCTCCGACGGCGACGTACCGGAGTTCACCAGGTGTTTGATCTGCGCGGCGACCCCGTTCGCCTCACGCAGGTCGTCGGCGAACTCGGCGGGTCGGGGAACCGGCCCCCGGGGACGTTGTCCCACCAGCTCGAGCCTGGTACCCGGTGAACGCTCCGTCGCGGCACCGATGACCTGATTCGCCAGTGACACCACCTCGGGGGTGGATCGATAGTCACGTTCCAGACGGACCAGCGTCGCCTCCGGGTGGCGACGGGTGAAGTCCAACAGGTATTTCGCCGTCGCACCGGCGAACGAGTAGATGGTCTGGTTCGCATCCCCCACCACCGTCAGGTTGTCGCGCTCCCCCAGCCACGCCTCGAGCAGTCGTTGCTGGACCGGTGTGATGTCCTGATACTCATCGACGACGAAACACCGGTAGCGCGAACGGAAATCGGCTGCGTGGTCACTTTCCCGAAGCAGCTCGCCTGCGTAGATGATCAGATCGTCGAAATCCAGGAGCAGATGTGCACCATCACGTTTCGCAGCCTCGTACGTGTCGAAGACCGCGGCCACCGCATCGTGGGGGAACGGAGTGTCGCGACCGGCGGCACCGGCGTGCGCCACGTATTCGCCGGGTGTGATGAGAGATCCCTTGGCCCACTCGATCTCCGACGTCAGGTCACGCAAGGACTCGCTCGTGGTGGTCAAACCGACGTGACGAGCGGCGCGTGCGACCAGAGGGAGTTTGTGGTCGAGGAGCTCCCAGCTCAGTCCACGCGGCCAGAAGTATCGGAGCTGACGCAGGGCCGCCGCGTGAAATGTCTGCGCCTGCACCGAATTCCCGGGCCCGGCGATGTCGAGCGACCTGAGTCGCGACCGCAATTCGCCCGCGGCTCGCGTGGTGAACGTGACGGCGAGCACCTGACTCGGATTGACCTGGCCGCTGTCGATCAGATGCGCGATACGGCGGGTGATGGTCCGCGTCTTCCCGGTCCCCGCTCCCGCCAGCACGCACACCGGGCCACGTGGGGCGAGTACCGCCCGCTGCTGCTCGGGGTCGAGACCGTCGAGAATGCGGTGGAGATCGGGCACCGGTTCACTATGCCATCCGGCACGGACACCCGATCGTCACGTCCCGCTACGCCGATCTGCGCACGGTCGGCACAATTCTGGGCACGGTCGGCACAATTCTGGGCACGATCGGCGATTTTCTGGGCACGATCGACGAGTTTTTGCGCCCGCTCGGCGAGTGTCGGGTGTCCGCGCCACCGGCGACGATCAGACGCCGAGCTTGGCCTTGACGTCTGCGATCGACGGGTTCGTGGCGGTGCTGCCGTCTGCGTACAGCACCGTCGGGACGACGTGGTTGCCGCCGTTCACGCTGCCGACGAACTCCGCCGCGTCCGGGTTGAGCTCGATGTCGACCTCCTGCCACGTCAGACCGAGGCTCTTGAGTCCGGTCTTGAGCCGCGCACAGTAGCCGCACCAACTCGTGGTGTACATCGTCAGTTCGCCGGTTTCGGAAACCCGGGCGGAGGCGTCGTCGTCGATCACATTGCTCATGACATCCATAACAGCACGGAACGGCGCACTGTTCCCGGCGAGCCCGGTATCAGCGGTCCGCGTACGCCCACGCCGTGATGAGCGATCGGGCGATCGAGATCGACCCAGGGAGACGCAGCCTGCGCTCATCTGTCCCCGTGCCCACGGATCCGTCGCCACGCACCCATTCGGTGCCCTCCTCGAGCGCGTCGATGACCTCGGCGCGGTCGAACCAGACGGCATCGCCGATCTCCCCGTCCAAGAACTCCAGAGGTTCGTCGGGGTCGCCGATCGCGGCGAAACCCAGCATCAGCGACCGCGGGAACGGCCATGGCTGGCTGCCCAGGTAGCGGGGTTCGCGGATGCTGATGCCGACCTCTTCGTGGACCTCGCGCGCGACGCATTGTTCGAGCGACTCCCCGGGTTCGACGAAACCGGCGAGGGTCGAGTACCAACCGTCGGGCCAGATCGCCTGCCGTCCGAGCAACACCCGATCGGCACCGTCGTGGACGACGGTGATGATGGCGGGGTCGGTTCGCGGGAACTCGTCGGCGCCGGTGTCCACGTGCCGTCGCACCCAACCGCCGCGAGCCGGGACCGTCGCCGACCCGTCCACCGGCGAGAAGCGTGCGGTGGCATGCCAGTTCAAGATGCCCAGCGCCGTGGCGAGGAGGCCTGCCTCGTCGGCGTCCAGGCCGTGTGCGCCGCGACGCGGGTCGTCGGTGGGACCGTCGATGTGATCGACACGTCGAGCCCATAGATCCGCTCCGGCGCTCTCGGCGCCACCGATCCCGAGGAACACCGCATCCGCGAGCGGCTCGTCGGCGAACTCGCCGGCGGCGAGCCAATGCAGGCCACCACCGTCGGACACCGGGTAGCGCCCGCTGGAATCGATCAGGAGCAGGCGGGCCGTCGACCACCCCGCCTGCATGCGTGCCGGGTCGTCGCGGATCTCATCGGCTCGGTCAAACGTCGCGCGCGACAGCAGCGGCGGCTGGTCGAGCACGAACTGATCCCCGATCACTCGGACTGTCCCTTGCGCACGTAGAGCAATCTGTCCCCTGCCTCGATCTGCTCGACCTCACTGTCATCGACACGATGCAACACTCCCCTGCGCACCACCCCGAGCACGATGTCGCGGGTGTGTGAGGGCGATCCGCCGGTCTCGGTCGGGTCGACCTCGCGCTCGGCGATCGCGTACCCCGCATCCGGCGTCAGGAGATCCTCGATGACCTCCACCACCGACGGCGTCATGGTCGCGATACCGAGCAACCGTCCGGCCGTCTCCGACGACACCACCACCGAGTTCGCACCCGACTGCCGCATCAGGTGGGTGTTCTCCGATTCCCTGATGGACGCCACGATCTTCGCCCGCGGATTCAGTTCTCGAGCGGTCAGCGTCGCCAGCACAGCGGTGTCGTCGCGGTTGGCCGCGACCACGATGCTCGCCGCGTGTGCCACACCCGCGAGCCGCAGGACATCCGATTTGGTGGCGTCCCCGCGGACCGTCACGAGGCCGTCGGCAGCGGCCGCCTCCAAGATGTGCGGGTCCGAGTCGACCACGACGATCTCGGCCGGCTTGATGCCGTCGCCGATCATCGCGTCCACCGCGGTCCGTCCCTTGGTGCCGTAACCGATGACGACGGTGTGATTGCGCACGCTGTTCCTCCAACGCTGGATCTTGAGCGCCTGCCGTGACCGTTCGGTCAGCACCTCCAGTGTGGTGCCGATCAACACGATCAGGAACAGCACGCGCAACGGGGTGATGATGAGAAGGTTGATCAGCCGGGCGGACGGGGTGTACGGGGTGATGTCGCCGTACCCGGTGGTCGAGAGCGTCACCGCGGAGTAGTACATCGCATCGAGGAACGACAGTGGGTTCGGCTGGACGTCCCGATACCCGTCGCGGTCGAGATAGACGAGGATCGACGTCGCGAACAACGCGACCACGGCGAAGACCACTCGCTTGCCGATTGCCCGGCCCGGACTCTGCTGCAGTTCGGGAATCCGGACAACTCCGACCAGCGCGTAGTCGGGGCTGTCCGCGAGTTCCTCGGACCGCAGGCGTCGCCGAAACCCCCTGGACCGCATCAGCCGTACCGCCGTTCGCTCACGAGTGGAATCTAGCTCATTTCGCCAGCATTGCAGCGAGCGCCGGCCGATCGGGCAGGTCGTCGGGTTCCAGCGTGTAGCCGGACCGCACGTAGTGGAATGCGGCACGCACGTTCTCGAGTGGCACACCGGCCAATTGCGCCCAGGCGATCCGGTAGGCGGCGAGCTGGACGAAGAGCGGTTCCCGGCGCGCCGGTTCGGGCACCGACCCCGTCTTCCAGTCGACCACCAACCAGCGCCCCCCGGCCTCGGCGAACACGGCATCGATCCGGCCGCGGATCACCGTCGGACCGATCACCGTCTCGAACGGCACCTCCACCTCGGTCGGGCTGCGCTGTGCCCAGGGCGACGCCAGGAAGGCATCACGCAGCTGATCGAGGTCGGCGTCGGGTGACGCGGTCCCGTCGGCGGCACCCGGCAACTCGTCGACATCGAGAAGGCGGGTCGCGCCGAACCACCGCTCGACCCAGGCGTGGAACGCGGTACCCCGGCGGGCCGTCGGGTTGGGCTGATAGGGCGTCGGGCGCCGTAGCCGTCGAGCGAAAGCGGCCTCGTCGGTGTCGAGCTCCACGAGCTGGCTCACCGACAGATGCGTCGGCAGCTCCACGTCGACCTCCGCCTGATTGGTGCTGTGGTGTTCGGCCAGCAGGGCGGCCACCTCGGCGCGCCATGCGGCGATCTCCTCGTCGTCCTCTTCGTCTCCTGTCCGGTCGGACGCCGGGGCATCGAACAGTGCCGGCGCGTCGCGATCGGCGATCGCATCGAGGACCAGACGGGCCGCAGCCGTCACCGCGAAGCGGCGCTCGCCGAGCAGATCACGCGGCCACGACTCGCTGACGATCCGCTCTGCCAGCGGGTTGGCCGCACCATCGGTCGGCTCCGGTGCGTCGACATCGATCACCATGTCGGTCGAGTCCACGTCGGGGTCGGCGATGGACGCCGACATGATGGTGCGGATCTCCTCGAAGAACGGTGAACCGCCTCGCGGCTTGTCGCCGGTCTCGGACCAGTGGTGAGCCGAGATCAACAATTCGTGCTTCGCACGGGTCAGGGCCACATAGAGCAATCTGCGATCCTCTTCGAGCCGCCGCCGGCCGATCGCCTCCTTGTGTTCGGTGAGCGTCGTCTCGAGTTCCTTGCGATCCGACACCGACCGCAGATCCAAGGCCGGGAACCCCTCCGCATCGGTCCCGTCGGCCAGATCGCCGCGCAGCGCCGCAGGCAACTCCTTGGCGCTGCCCAGCCACGTCGTGTCGGCGCGACCGCCGGGAAAGATGCCCTGACACAGATGTGGCAACACCACGACATCCCACTCGAGGCCCTTCGCGGCGTGCACGGTGAGGATCTGAACCCGCTGTTCGGCGACCTCGATCCGACCGGGCTCGAGCCCCTTCTCGATGGTCTCCGCAGTGTCCAGGAACGCCAGCAGCCCCGGCAGATTCGCTCCCGGCCGGTCGGCGTATGCGGTCACATAGTCGGCGAAGGCGTCCAGGTGTTCACGCCCGGTGATCGCACCGCGCATGCGATGAGCCCGGATCTGCGCCTCCACCGCCACTCCGATGGTGTGTTCGACGTCGGCCACCAGTTCGGGGAGCGGTTGACCGATCCGGCGACGCAACGACTCCAGCTGCGCGCCGAAGGCGCGGATACGGGCGTATCCCTCGCTGCTGTAGCGCTGTGCGTCACCCGGATCGACGATGGCATCCGCGATCCCGGCACGGTCGACGATCTCCGTGGGCAGGACCGCGTCGAGGGCATCGTCGAGCTCCTCCCGGGACGCCACCACGCCGGTCGAGCCATACGACTCCACCGCGGCCAACTCGGTCGCGCGTCGCCACAGCGTTGCCAGATCACCGGCGCCGAGTTGCCATCGTGCACCGGTGAGCAGGCGCATCGCCGCGGTACCGGCCATCGGGTCGGCGATGACCCGCAACATGGCAACGATGTCCTCGATCTCCGGGACATGGAGCAGGCCGCCGATACCGACGACCTCGGCAGGGATGCCCCGACTCTCCAACTCGGCAGCCAACGGGGCGGAATCCTCGTTGCGCCGCACCAGGATTGCCGTGGTGGGCGGCGGCGCGCCGGCAATCTCGGCGTCCCGGTAGTGCCGCTCCACACGATCAGCGACCCAGTTCCGCTCGTCGACGACGGTGTCGGCGAGTGCGAGTCGCACCGAACCGAGCGGGGCGTCGGGACGCGGTCGCAACACACTGACGGGTATCCCCCGGCGACGCAGTTCGTCCGACGTCTCGTTCGCGAGGCGCAACGCGTGGACGGCATTTCGCCAGCTGGTGAGCAATTCCAGCCGAACGGCGGGCGACGAGTCGGACTGTCGGAAGTCGTCGGTGAACCTGGGGAGATTGGCCGCCGACGCCCCACGCCACCCGTAGATGGACTGGATGGGGTCACCGACGGCGGTGACTGCAACGCTCCCGACACCACCGCGCCCGCGTGTGGGCGCCGACCCGCGGCGGCCCGGCGCCACGCCGAACAAGGTCGCCAGCAGGATCCGCTGCGAGTGACCGGTGTCCTGATATTCGTCGAGGAGCACCGCCTTGAACGATTCACGTTCGGCGGCAACCACTTCAGGATTTCGCATCACCAGTCGCGCCGCCAGCGACATCTGACTGCCGAAGTCGAGCGCGGTGGCCGCCCGCATGGATTCCGACAGCGCCTCCACCATCGGGATCAGTT contains:
- a CDS encoding potassium channel family protein, which gives rise to MRSRGFRRRLRSEELADSPDYALVGVVRIPELQQSPGRAIGKRVVFAVVALFATSILVYLDRDGYRDVQPNPLSFLDAMYYSAVTLSTTGYGDITPYTPSARLINLLIITPLRVLFLIVLIGTTLEVLTERSRQALKIQRWRNSVRNHTVVIGYGTKGRTAVDAMIGDGIKPAEIVVVDSDPHILEAAAADGLVTVRGDATKSDVLRLAGVAHAASIVVAANRDDTAVLATLTARELNPRAKIVASIRESENTHLMRQSGANSVVVSSETAGRLLGIATMTPSVVEVIEDLLTPDAGYAIAEREVDPTETGGSPSHTRDIVLGVVRRGVLHRVDDSEVEQIEAGDRLLYVRKGQSE
- a CDS encoding ABC1 kinase family protein; translation: MSDITRGQGRRNAKLASLPIGMAGRAAAGLGKRMVGRDKDEVQQEMLERAAEQLFAVLGELKGGAMKVGQAMSIMEAAIPDEFGEPFREALTKLQAEAPPLPAAKVHKVLDQQLGTKWRERFREFSDEPAASASIGQVHRAVWSDGRTVAVKVQYPGADHALKADLKTLSRMSGLLQKLSPGTDVRAMMDELIDRTEAELDYLGEADNQRAFAKAFDGDPDFLVPKVVASAPKVVVSEWIDGTRLSKVIADGDQATRDNAAAKMATFEVSSPFRVGLLHGDPHPGNFFLMDDGRFGILDFGAVGHYPNGLPPETGPILRLARDKQYEELKELMVQTDFIRRSHADRVSPADIEAYLKPYVDPLYTESFHFTRKWMQRAAGKATDVRGDVYKTSRNLNVPKNYVMVFRVLAGCVGIASQLEANAPYRAIMEKWVPGLAD
- a CDS encoding UvrD-helicase domain-containing protein produces the protein MPDLHRILDGLDPEQQRAVLAPRGPVCVLAGAGTGKTRTITRRIAHLIDSGQVNPSQVLAVTFTTRAAGELRSRLRSLDIAGPGNSVQAQTFHAAALRQLRYFWPRGLSWELLDHKLPLVARAARHVGLTTTSESLRDLTSEIEWAKGSLITPGEYVAHAGAAGRDTPFPHDAVAAVFDTYEAAKRDGAHLLLDFDDLIIYAGELLRESDHAADFRSRYRCFVVDEYQDITPVQQRLLEAWLGERDNLTVVGDANQTIYSFAGATAKYLLDFTRRHPEATLVRLERDYRSTPEVVSLANQVIGAATERSPGTRLELVGQRPRGPVPRPAEFADDLREANGVAAQIKHLVNSGTSPSEIAVLYRVNAQSERFEEALTEAGIPYQVRGSEAFFMRTEIGQAMRNLEAAAGRDDLPAGAETTRVVRAVLAPLGLSETEPAGPTAKARWESLRTLMSVVDEIIADQPGMTLRRLVSELALRAGERHTPAQVGVTLASLHAAKGLEWDAVFLVGLTEGSVPITQAIERGDEAVEEERRLFYVGITRAREHLYLSWSLSRSGAGRATRRRTRFLDGIDLDPNRSGRCTVCGAELVNPESRVRGRCASCRIEDRDESLVSALRAWRADRARRRGVRELAILTDAMLDAVADQRPADARSLGAIPGIGPTKLEEFGPELLDLVKGRRVE
- the nudC gene encoding NAD(+) diphosphatase is translated as MIGDQFVLDQPPLLSRATFDRADEIRDDPARMQAGWSTARLLLIDSSGRYPVSDGGGLHWLAAGEFADEPLADAVFLGIGGAESAGADLWARRVDHIDGPTDDPRRGAHGLDADEAGLLATALGILNWHATARFSPVDGSATVPARGGWVRRHVDTGADEFPRTDPAIITVVHDGADRVLLGRQAIWPDGWYSTLAGFVEPGESLEQCVAREVHEEVGISIREPRYLGSQPWPFPRSLMLGFAAIGDPDEPLEFLDGEIGDAVWFDRAEVIDALEEGTEWVRGDGSVGTGTDERRLRLPGSISIARSLITAWAYADR
- a CDS encoding WhiB family transcriptional regulator, with the translated sequence MTVDCVLESCLSADHVSVDGLDLPCQVADADLWFAEDPRDLERAKAMCAECPLRDACLQAALERAEPWGVWGGEILDRGTVVARKRPRGRPRKNAA
- a CDS encoding mycoredoxin, whose protein sequence is MSNVIDDDASARVSETGELTMYTTSWCGYCARLKTGLKSLGLTWQEVDIELNPDAAEFVGSVNGGNHVVPTVLYADGSTATNPSIADVKAKLGV
- a CDS encoding ATP-dependent helicase — its product is MTDRLVRSRISAVSLAAALGLPTPTPEQVAVIEAPMEPILVVAGAGAGKTETMAARVVWLVANGLVAPDEVLGLTFTRKAASELGARIRRRLSMLAGSSALRSWDPDGAITARLSGGDPEVSTYHAYAGRLIADYGLLLPVEPNSTLLSETELWQMAFSVVANWTGELQTKKVPASVTEAVLKLYGEMAEHLVDMDDLRRTGDDLYQLIETLPKGPRQRDTPTQALLKVRDVIDERRELIPMVEALSESMRAATALDFGSQMSLAARLVMRNPEVVAAERESFKAVLLDEYQDTGHSQRILLATLFGVAPGRRGSAPTRGRGGVGSVAVTAVGDPIQSIYGWRGASAANLPRFTDDFRQSDSSPAVRLELLTSWRNAVHALRLANETSDELRRRGIPVSVLRPRPDAPLGSVRLALADTVVDERNWVADRVERHYRDAEIAGAPPPTTAILVRRNEDSAPLAAELESRGIPAEVVGIGGLLHVPEIEDIVAMLRVIADPMAGTAAMRLLTGARWQLGAGDLATLWRRATELAAVESYGSTGVVASREELDDALDAVLPTEIVDRAGIADAIVDPGDAQRYSSEGYARIRAFGAQLESLRRRIGQPLPELVADVEHTIGVAVEAQIRAHRMRGAITGREHLDAFADYVTAYADRPGANLPGLLAFLDTAETIEKGLEPGRIEVAEQRVQILTVHAAKGLEWDVVVLPHLCQGIFPGGRADTTWLGSAKELPAALRGDLADGTDAEGFPALDLRSVSDRKELETTLTEHKEAIGRRRLEEDRRLLYVALTRAKHELLISAHHWSETGDKPRGGSPFFEEIRTIMSASIADPDVDSTDMVIDVDAPEPTDGAANPLAERIVSESWPRDLLGERRFAVTAAARLVLDAIADRDAPALFDAPASDRTGDEEDDEEIAAWRAEVAALLAEHHSTNQAEVDVELPTHLSVSQLVELDTDEAAFARRLRRPTPYQPNPTARRGTAFHAWVERWFGATRLLDVDELPGAADGTASPDADLDQLRDAFLASPWAQRSPTEVEVPFETVIGPTVIRGRIDAVFAEAGGRWLVVDWKTGSVPEPARREPLFVQLAAYRIAWAQLAGVPLENVRAAFHYVRSGYTLEPDDLPDRPALAAMLAK